GGCCGACTGACAGGGGAACACTCTTGGCAAGAGTCCCTTCCTCCAGCATCCCTGCATCCCGGCCCTGGACAGGATGTGGAAGAGGACTGGTCCACGGAGCTCCACACTAGGGCCAGTCCTACCAACGCCTATGGGACTGTAGACTTTGAGGATACTGCCACACGTGTCTGTCGGGCCAAGGTCTGTATGTTTACTAACTGTATGTCTCTGTCTTGACTGAAGAAATGACATGTTTGCtcaatttactttaaaaatttgacaacatttattttttttttaaattgaaggTAAGCTTTTGCGCTTAAGTGAGAGGGACAGGGATCTAGATGTGCTGCTTGTGTAAGCTTTGGTTTGCTTTGATATAAGCAATCTTTATCAAGATGTATGAAAGCAAAGATAATATCTACAGTAAGAACAAAAGAATCATACTAGCATTACCTGATAAAAGCACAAAGGGCGTCTCAAATCCAAACAGCTTTATGTTTTGTCAGTATGTTCGCGTGGCTGTGGACTCCAAGCCAGAAGTGCTGCTCCAACTGATGCTGAGGGAATGGCAGATGGAGAGACCCAAGTTACTACTGACTGTCCAGGGAGGCTCGGAAAACTTTATCCTGCCCCCTAAAGTCAATCAGGCCTTTAGCAAGGGGCTGATCACTGCTGCCCTCAGCACAGGGGCATGGATACTGACTGATGGCATTAATACAGGTGCGTATTACAAGTAGTTAGATGCCAATATTTTGGCcagtatattattattactattgaaGTTCATGTTGTAGCATACCTCTATGATGTTCAGTTACCAGAAAGTATAATTTTGAGTAGAATGTACGTTTGTGTCTGCCATGCAGTTGTAGAATTGCCTCCTAATCATTGTCTTAGGCAATGTGAACCCATTAAGGATTCACATTTTTAGTGCATTCATTCCAAGTGTCTGTGGGGCGTAACAACATACCATGTCTGACTGTATATTTACTGTGCATTCAGCTACTCTTTACATACTCTCTAGGTGTGTCTAAGTATGTAGGTGAGGCAGTGAAAATATTTGGAGGCCACGACCTGAGGACGAGAAACACAGTTGGCATCACACCGTGGGGAGTGATTGACAACAACACAGACCTTATAGGCAGAGATGTCAGTACTACAATTGTGTTCCTTGCAAAATAAGAATCCTCACCAAATCCTGACACTAAAAATGCTTAAATGTTTCCAACATACTATATCCTAGATCAGTGTTTTACTATGATTGCCTCTTGTTGTGACATTAACTCAACACTGGTTCAGGCTTTCAGGCCCTACCAGCCACTGGGGAACCCTTTGAGCAAGAGGGCCTGTCTGAATGGTTTCCACTCCCACTTTCTGTTGGTGGATGATGGAACACTGGGAAAACATGGCTGCCAGCACGGCCTCaggaggaaactggagaaacACATCCAGCTACAGAAGATACATCCCCGTGAGTCAGCGTGTGTGTTTTGGTGCAATGCATACAGAAGGCATGGGGAGTTTATGTGGTATTTATGTTGCTCTGCTCTCCACTCTCTGGAGGACTGAACCAAGGAGTGCctgtggtgtgtgtggtggtggagggaggtCCTGCCATTGTGTCTACAGTGTTGCACTATGTCAGCAATGTACCCCCTGtgccagtgtttgtgtttgaaggATCGGGTAGGGCGGCTGACCTGCTCGCCTTCTTACACAAGCAAACTATTGACAGGTATGTTGGCAGTTGTAGGTGTGTAGGGGATCCATAATAGTAGCTCTTATGGATTCATGTAGTTGTGTAAAACCACACCAATTACAATACATGTGGACCTTGATAGTTTATGTATCAACTATAATGAGCAGAAGTGTTGCAAATATAGCTTAAAGTCACAGTGAAACTTAAGTTATCTTCATTAATGTGATGTAATACTGAGTGAAATAGAAATTCTGAACATGATTTTATACACCTACCTGGGTTGTTGTTGAGGAGAATAGAGGTTACCACAATAAATTAGACCTCAACCACattatttggttttgtttttccctCATGTATTTAAACGCATATTTCCTAAAACGATACCAGGCTGCCGACAATCCCTTAGTTAACGCTCAGGTGTGGTTCATTTGTTGAGAGGATTTAGTGAGCCACACCAAATCATAGTCgatttatttcattcatgttACTGCCTCTAAATCCAGCATGagtcttccaaaaaatgttctcctTCAAACGGTGTCAATAACAAAGCAAATCACAAAGGGTGTTATATTTGTTTTAGATGTCTGGAAATTAGAGCTGCATCATTTTAATGACTGTGTTAGTGAAGATCTGACCAACACTTTTCTTTAGGCAACTGGATGCTGACATTGAAGAGGACTTCCTCATCAGGATTGGAGATGTGTTTGGAATAGAGAGGGCTGAAGCCACTCACCTTTACACTCTCCTCCTGCAGTGTATTGATCACAGACAGTCTGTGAGTAAAACAGTATTTAGAGAATATGCGTGTGCTGTCACTAAAGACACTAATCACTCATCTATGAACAACAGATAACCATCTTTGACTCAGAGTCAGAGGACCAGATGCCACCAGATGCAGCCATTTTGACTACTGCTCTCAAAGGTACTTGTTTTCTCCTCTTGATTGTGATTCTAAACATTTTCTGTACAGACATTTTGCATTAGCAGTAAACCCACAGGTGTAATTGACGAAATTAACAACAGCTGCATTCATTGTAGAGGAATGATTTCCAGACTTGGTATAAACATCATTAATATTAGACCAGGGCTTTTCCTGCTAAGCCAGTTAAAATGACAGCCAGGAAAAAAGTCATGGTACAGTCCAGGAATGTACACATATATATttagttgtgtatttatttgttctgAATGATAAACAGGCACGAAGGCCAGTGCTGCAGAGCAGCTCAGTATGACTCTGGCTTGGGACAGAGCTGACATTGCACAGAAAGAGGTTTTGGTGTATGGACAGCATTGGCAGGTGAGACTGGCACAGAGGAGCACTACTGGAGGCTGAAGTTTAATTACATGTCATTAATGCAGAGGAGGACTATTTTACATTGCTATCCCTTTATTTTCTTTGATCTTGGTGTGATCATATTGATTTAATGTGCTGTGTGTAGGTGGGTTCCTTAGAGCAAGCCATGCTGGATGCTCTGGTGATGGATCGTGTCAGTTTTGTCAAATTGCTGATTGACAATGGCATGACCATGAGCCGCTTCCTCACTGTGGATCGCCTCGAGGAACTCTACAACACGGTTATTATAATATATTTAACTATCTGCTTTCTGCTTCTAATTTTTAAGGCATCCTTCCTTCtgattttctcatttcattgATCAAGAATACAAATACAGCAGTGAAATATATTTTGAAGAGCTATAAGTAAGATGTTTTTTCATAAAACACTTTCCCTACCCCACAACACTTTTGTCTGTCTTGCTGCGCTGTTCCCTCTTTTGTGTTCCCTTGGCTCTCACTTTGCAATACAAAATACTgaaatgctgttgttttttttgtttcttttgaagCACAAATTCCAAAACTGTATCTTTGATTCAAATCACAATAATACATTGTAAGTGCTTTGCTCCAGGATTCGCTGCGTCTGGTGGTCAATTGCATCCAGGGTATTTTCCCAGTTGTTGTTCTAGGATGCTTCTTGAATCACAGAGCTCTTTGTCATATATTCACACTTGGCTTCCATCACACTGCCTTTATCTTTTGTGTATTAAAGCCTGTTTACTTATTCATAACTCTGGAATAATAAGTCCCAAAAAGAAACAAGTTAACAGTCGCTGCTGTATATATCCAACTGTGTTTTAAAGCAACCAGTAGAtgtttttgctctgattttgtgttctgtttacTTGTCTGCTTTTTCTAAATAATATTGCAAATTTCTCTCCCCAGCCACAGGGGCAGACACACCGCTTCCTGCACCACCTAGTTGAAGATGCAAAACAGGTGAGTGTTGAGAACGAGAATTACTGTAATTATATAAATATCGAGTTACATAGTTTACTGGAGACAACATTGATGCATTCTTGTACATTGTAGATGCAATACTGACATTGTTTAATTTACTGGAGTACCCAtataaaatctgtatatttCGTCTATATCTGCTGTgtcaacgtgtgtgtgtgtagacttCTCTTCCTATAGGTTACCATCTTTCGCTCATCGACATGGGCCTGGTGATAGAATACCTCATTGGAGGGGCGTATAGAAGCACCTACACACGGAAACACTTCAGAGCTGCCTACAGCCGCATGCAGGAAAAAGTGAGCATTGACAGTTCAAAGTCTTTTTTGTTATCCGTGTGTTCATAGATGTGGTACGGAGTGGTTTGATTTGAATTAGCCTTGAATTATCTCCTGTTGTTTGTAGGAGGGTAGATGGGGCAGCTCTGCATCCTTGTCTAAACACAGACGAGGACTGATGCCAACCTCTGCGAGTCTCCAGGACCTACATTTCTTTAGGACTGCACAGCCATACAAACGCAAGGTTggtgggggatttttttttttttttttcattttgagtaatattttgtcaaacaTAAAGTTTCTGTATGTAATTCAAATCTACACATTAGAATTGAAACAATTTAATATATCCATCTCTATatgagtcattccagaattggaggacattttacgtcaagcccatcaaatttcaaataatccaatCTTAGATGACAAATTCTCTTAGTTCCGTGTAACACCGCCATAACATCTCTGAGGCATcttcaaatgttcacattaaaaactgcattatgGTACCTCTTCATTTGCATGTCTACCTCTCCTTTTCATAATCACACTTTTGTGTAGCCCTGTcaccttttttaaatttccattcGATTACTCATTTATTTGTCCATGCTTCCAAATTTTCCATTTAGGAGCAAGATGAGTCACCTGAGAGAAGTCAAGAAATAACACAGAGTCCAAGCCTTGGTGATGCTTCGCTGCTGGTTTCTTTCAATTTCAACGACCTTTTTGTGTGGGCTGTGCttcagcagcggcagcagatGGCGCTGTTCCTATGGCAACACAGCGAAGAGGCCTTAGCACGCGCCACTGTAGCCTGTAAGCTTTACCGCTCCATGGCTGTTGAGGCCAGGCAGAGCAGCATGGATGACAACATTACAGAGCGATTCAAGACGTATTCACTGTATGTATGGTCTCATGAAAAACTTACCACTAATAAGTAGTCATATAGATATTTGAAAATGCAATCATTTGATCCTATGTGAGCCAACACCTATGGCAATGATTTCTAAAGATATCGTTAATTTTTTAGCCGCTGTCATAGAAATAACAAACAGGTTAGCCACGTGGGCAAAGTAAGCACATTTGTCAAAACTTCATATCTGTTAAATTAAAGTCAAGGGTTCTACACCAGGTGTCTGTGATTAGTAGCAGGTAGAACTTGTCTTCTCTTTAAGTGGAAGGTGTCATCATGACAAGATCGAATTGTTCTCTAAGGCTAAAAGGTTGTGAGCAGCTATTAGTTTAGCAAGGGATTGAAAATGATCTCCCAAGTACTTTGAAATAAATGCTTCGActgtgagaaaaattatttgagTGGAGTAAATGTCAATTCATCCATGCCTGGCTGCCCCAACAAATTCAGCCCAAAAGGAGACAGTTTGACACAAAGAGAAGTCTCCAGAGCCACAGAATTTCAGCACAGTATCTGCAGGAAGCCTGCAATCAGAAAGAAATTGCAAATATTTGGcctgcacatatttttttttacagtaagaGTAGACATGTTGGGTTCAGAtcaaaaaaagcttttcatgAAAAATCTCACCCCAAATATGTTAATGGAATTGTTATGGTTTGGAGTTCCATCACCGCTGCAAGGTCTGGACAGTTTGCAGTTATTAATTCAACAAGTTGAAGTTGAACCAGAAGTAGACTTTCTAGCAGGATGGTGATTCTAAACACATTTGCAAATCCACCCAGGAATGGCTCAGAAGGAATAAATAATAGTTATGGAATAAGCTAGTCAAAGACCATATTTGAATCCTGTGGAAATGCTTTGGGATGATTTGAAACGCTTAGAACAAGAACGAAAACCATCAAATATCTTGCAGGTGAAAGAGCTTTGCACAAAACAGTGGCCAAAGGTTTGAGGAAGTCGATGCCATAGACTggttgactgtgtgtgtgtcaacatATGTGATCAATAGCAATCTTTGTAGTAGCATGATTTAAGACCTGTTGAGTAATTTCAATCATTTAGATTACAGTCTTGATGGTAGAGATAGTCATGTCAATTCTGATTCAGTCCAatgttttgaaatatttgaTGTTACAAGTGGGgttttgtttagtgtttttagattttttctttctaaatatCGCATGTCTCTCCTTTCTCTGTCTCAGTGAATTTGGTCAGCTGGCGGTGGATATGTTAGATTGTGCATTTCGTCAGAATGAGCAAATGGCTATGAAGCTGTTGACCTCTGAGATGGAGGCATGGAGCCATTTCACCTGTCTGCAAATGGCCGTCTCCTCATGTCATAGACCGTTTGTCTCACACTCCTCCACTCAGACCCTCCTCACAGATCTCTGGACCGGTCCGCTCAACATGAGAAAAAACTCCTTTTGGAAGGTAAACCTTGTAGAAGATGTCAGATAAACTAGataaaattcatattttgatCAGATTTATTACACCTGTAAAGTTGTCTCTGATTCTGAGTGTCATAAATTCTTTGGAACAGTgttatttaatcatttgtagcactgtaaaaaaaaaatactctctAAAGATAATAATACTCACTGTGTTCTGCACTCCTAGTATCACCTTCACATTACAATTAGTCATTTGAaccaatgttaaaaaaaatttgcttcATTAAGCTACTGTTTTTATGGTAAAGTATGGTTTGACGATGTGTCTTGATAGTTGGACAGTCTTCTGTGACACACTTATTGTGACTTtgtttcagatcattttaaGCCTTCTTCTGCCTCCTGCCATCCTGGTCCTGGAGTTTAAAAGCAAAGCTGAAATGTGCCACGTACCACAGACCCATGAGGCAATGCTGTTCGGACTTGACTCTGTCAAGTCAGTATCAGCCACTGAGGGAACTGATCAACCTCAGACGGTAAAATGCTAGTGGTGCACTCAATCAGCACCATTTTCAAGTTGGATCTGGACTTGTAATAGCCTCAGTATGACATGTCTCTTGCCTGGTCTGCAGTCCTGTTCCTTTGCTCTCTTCTACTCTCATAGGATAGTCAAGATGCAGAACGAGGCCTCTCTTGCCACGACAAATGTTTTGGTCCTGTTTCAGAAACTGTATCCTCTATAACTGTGCAGTGTCTGTCCTGGATAACGAGACTCTATGATTTCTATACAGCTCCTGTTGTCAAATTCTGGTTTCATACAGTAAGTGGCATGTGTCTTGCTATGTTAGTGAATAGTTAATAAAAAAGTTTTCCTTGTGAAAACACATAGATGTGTGGTAttgaatgtttaatgttctcAGTTCTTACTGTGTCTCTCCAAATGTTTTTCCTGTGTCAACTTTAGATGTCCTACTTGGCCTTTCTGATGTTATTCTCCTTTGTTGTCCTGGTGAAGATGGGAGACCAACCCAGTGTTCAGGAGTGGCTGGTTATAGTTTACATCTTGTCCACTGCAATGGAGAAAGCCAGAGAGGTGAGTGATTCAATGGAGACATGTTATTTTCTATTAATTAAtctcttttatttaaatattactcTGCATCGGTGTATGCATATGtgcttcatttgttttaaagtgTTATACTGAAGATATTCAAATATTTACCTTCCAATTAGGTATTAATGTCCGAGCCGAGAAAGCTGCGCCAGAAGCTGAAGATTTGGTTCTCAGAGTACTGGAACATATCAGATTTCATTGCAATCCTCCTTTTCCTGGCTGGACTGGCAATGCGTTGGCAAGCTGACCCCTACCGGACGGCAGGACGCATCACTTACTGTCTGGACATCATCTTCTGGTTCGTCAGGGTCTTGGATCTGCTGGCTGTCAATCAGCATGCCGGCCCTTACCTCACCATGATCACTAAGATGGTCAGTAGAGATTGTACAACACCTGCTGGAGAGACAGAAGTGGAGAAGTAGTATATTATTTacccctccctcctttctttgtgtgtttccagACCAGTAACATGTTCTTCATCGTGGTTATGATGGCAATAGTGCTGCTGAGCTTCGGGGTGTCTAGGAAAGCCATCCTATCACCAGAGGAGGAGCCATCCTGGAGCCTGGCTCGCGATATAGTCTTCCAGCCCTATTGGATGATCTATGGAGAGGTCTACGCAACAGAGATAGATCGTTAGTGGTTAAATAGAAAACTCTAGATACTTATTAACCAATGTTTATCTGAGGCAGTAGAATTTAAACCTGTTGCCTTGAGTTCCTTAGTGGAGGTGCCTAATGGCAGATTGCCGCAAGGTCAGAGTGCCACTTatcattcagtcagtcagtctcaCCTCCTTAAGTGATCCTCACttgacttatttttgttttactgattGTTTTTGACTTCAGACTGTAGGTAAATGTGGTGGTTGTCCTCTTTGTGTCGTGTCTCTGATAACTTTATTTAATGCAACAGTTGATGGTGCATGTATACAAAATGTACTGTAGATGCAAGGGACTTTACAGCAAAAGTATAATTGTGCATATTGTCATGATGTGGGATGAATATCAGaccaatgtgtttgtgtgtgtttgtgtgtgtgtgtgtgtgtcaacagCATGTCATGATGGTAAACCATGTCCCCCAGCATCCTTCCTTACGCCATTCCTCCAGGCAGTCTATATGTTCTTCCAGTATATCATCATGGTCAACATCctcattgcattttttaagtAAGCATGTTTAcctaatttttattttgcaaaatccTAGCaaagtttttacagtgtggaaaccccaataaaatgtgttattattgtctcaaatgtatgttttcttcTTATTAACAGCAACATCTACTTTGATATGGCTTCAACGTCCAACAAGCTGTGGAAGTACAATCGTTATCGCCACATAATGACCTATCAAGGGAGGCCATGGCTTCCTCCGCCTCTCATCCTCCTCAGTCACATGGCCATATGTTTGCGAGCCATCTACAGGAAATTTAGTGGAGACGCTGAGCGGGAAGAAGAGAGAGCCTCTGGACTGAGTGAGTGTGACGGTGTGTATGTTTTGGATCGAAAACTAATTCAGTTGTTACGTATACACATCATT
Above is a genomic segment from Amphiprion ocellaris isolate individual 3 ecotype Okinawa chromosome 6, ASM2253959v1, whole genome shotgun sequence containing:
- the trpm6 gene encoding transient receptor potential cation channel subfamily M member 6 isoform X5 yields the protein MSFTEKPRKSWIEENFSKRECVKFIPSSRDLHRCTPVCQVCQSLIRCCCGRLTGEHSWQESLPPASLHPGPGQDVEEDWSTELHTRASPTNAYGTVDFEDTATRVCRAKYVRVAVDSKPEVLLQLMLREWQMERPKLLLTVQGGSENFILPPKVNQAFSKGLITAALSTGAWILTDGINTGVSKYVGEAVKIFGGHDLRTRNTVGITPWGVIDNNTDLIGRDAFRPYQPLGNPLSKRACLNGFHSHFLLVDDGTLGKHGCQHGLRRKLEKHIQLQKIHPRLNQGVPVVCVVVEGGPAIVSTVLHYVSNVPPVPVFVFEGSGRAADLLAFLHKQTIDRQLDADIEEDFLIRIGDVFGIERAEATHLYTLLLQCIDHRQSITIFDSESEDQMPPDAAILTTALKGTKASAAEQLSMTLAWDRADIAQKEVLVYGQHWQVGSLEQAMLDALVMDRVSFVKLLIDNGMTMSRFLTVDRLEELYNTPQGQTHRFLHHLVEDAKQTSLPIGYHLSLIDMGLVIEYLIGGAYRSTYTRKHFRAAYSRMQEKEGRWGSSASLSKHRRGLMPTSASLQDLHFFRTAQPYKRKEQDESPERSQEITQSPSLGDASLLVSFNFNDLFVWAVLQQRQQMALFLWQHSEEALARATVACKLYRSMAVEARQSSMDDNITERFKTYSLPSSQISGPVRST
- the trpm6 gene encoding transient receptor potential cation channel subfamily M member 6 isoform X3 — its product is MSFTEKPRKSWIEENFSKRECVKFIPSSRDLHRCTPVCQVCQSLIRCCCGRLTGEHSWQESLPPASLHPGPGQDVEEDWSTELHTRASPTNAYGTVDFEDTATRVCRAKYVRVAVDSKPEVLLQLMLREWQMERPKLLLTVQGGSENFILPPKVNQAFSKGLITAALSTGAWILTDGINTGVSKYVGEAVKIFGGHDLRTRNTVGITPWGVIDNNTDLIGRDAFRPYQPLGNPLSKRACLNGFHSHFLLVDDGTLGKHGCQHGLRRKLEKHIQLQKIHPRLNQGVPVVCVVVEGGPAIVSTVLHYVSNVPPVPVFVFEGSGRAADLLAFLHKQTIDRQLDADIEEDFLIRIGDVFGIERAEATHLYTLLLQCIDHRQSITIFDSESEDQMPPDAAILTTALKGTKASAAEQLSMTLAWDRADIAQKEVLVYGQHWQVGSLEQAMLDALVMDRVSFVKLLIDNGMTMSRFLTVDRLEELYNTPQGQTHRFLHHLVEDAKQTSLPIGYHLSLIDMGLVIEYLIGGAYRSTYTRKHFRAAYSRMQEKEGRWGSSASLSKHRRGLMPTSASLQDLHFFRTAQPYKRKEQDESPERSQEITQSPSLGDASLLVSFNFNDLFVWAVLQQRQQMALFLWQHSEEALARATVACKLYRSMAVEARQSSMDDNITERFKTYSLEFGQLAVDMLDCAFRQNEQMAMKLLTSEMEAWSHFTCLQMAVSSCHRPFVSHSSTQTLLTDLWTGPLNMRKNSFWKIILSLLLPPAILVLEFKSKAEMCHVPQTHEAMLFGLDSVKSVSATEGTDQPQTDSQDAERGLSCHDKCFGPVSETVSSITVQCLSWITRLYDFYTAPVVKFWFHTMGDQPSVQEWLVIVYILSTAMEKAREVLMSEPRKLRQKLKIWFSEYWNISDFIAILLFLAGLAMRWQADPYRTAGRITYCLDIIFWFVRVLDLLAVNQHAGPYLTMITKMTSNMFFIVVMMAIVLLSFGVSRKAILSPEEEPSWSLARDIVFQPYWMIYGEVYATEIDPCHDGKPCPPASFLTPFLQAVYMFFQYIIMVNILIAFFNNIYFDMASTSNKLWKYNRYRHIMTYQGRPWLPPPLILLSHMAICLRAIYRKFSGDAEREEERASGLKLYLGHEDRKKLHEFEEKCVEAHFHEQSEGLHSSQLNRIRATAERAEEMCMMVGEVSEKVNFIQNSLSELDCQLGQLQDLSALAVDTLALISASDSLHQEEARLAQCRLVTDSRHVLPHSWTLPHRAGTDCDVPNIRRLMAKSCKSTPPSLLKGYTLVASRCPSQECHVRAKGSPGGRHGHTEEGEERAKEGSHSAIVDHPTESWMAVSRPASHTSFSHFYGGGVHLGGIRDQTPCESCEPSRSGSPLPPRDLESPHHKLWTCDPYLYASQEEMSMEEGEEEEEDEEEEEPEEGRTHQEQSNIEAIRTSSNALLLSDPRDVSEGLINPAFSLDDSQPSSRARHSSQWRRPVKSSRWTRMSRERPYGFCRSLSSSVENMTFSGAPLSPMRGSFPSLSEAMKRESLSNRRTFRDGTSLRCSKSQEWSKSSDFDQVLDSRGKNQIRKTVKIQERNPDSAAMQSLLSDASWRRRQKLTGEPTCWSASTSLSQLNFEPIDLLQKQVFSHQDVWSPTHSVWNSWARSMSLRSSLQSGMAPEAAAKSSSFQSTDNLYPHYSAMERNNLMRLAHTIPFTPVSILGGEQVSVYSLEEVPSDDPASSSTSSWSSQGQTAVLQPLSSEEGSLDGGLRRGCRMLCTWAEQDVLRPGLVYVVKAFRPEVVRAWQRYFHGSTALQLCLREIQQQRAAQKMMQVFNQVKPDDMHHSPRFLDVSLVLMHSNGQWLTIERNMCGDFRKYNNNTGEEIAPCCSLEEVLLAFSHWTYEYSCRELLVLDIQGVGVELTDPTVIMADDQSGSRGEMLFGPDNLGDAAINGFLQKHSCSVCCRRLGLKDLRKRPDSCESSSEAESTSGEEEQEDDETRM
- the trpm6 gene encoding transient receptor potential cation channel subfamily M member 6 isoform X1, coding for MSFTEKPRKSWIEENFSKRECVKFIPSSRDLHRCTPVCQVCQSLIRCCCGRLTGEHSWQESLPPASLHPGPGQDVEEDWSTELHTRASPTNAYGTVDFEDTATRVCRAKYVRVAVDSKPEVLLQLMLREWQMERPKLLLTVQGGSENFILPPKVNQAFSKGLITAALSTGAWILTDGINTGVSKYVGEAVKIFGGHDLRTRNTVGITPWGVIDNNTDLIGRDAFRPYQPLGNPLSKRACLNGFHSHFLLVDDGTLGKHGCQHGLRRKLEKHIQLQKIHPRLNQGVPVVCVVVEGGPAIVSTVLHYVSNVPPVPVFVFEGSGRAADLLAFLHKQTIDRQLDADIEEDFLIRIGDVFGIERAEATHLYTLLLQCIDHRQSITIFDSESEDQMPPDAAILTTALKGTKASAAEQLSMTLAWDRADIAQKEVLVYGQHWQVGSLEQAMLDALVMDRVSFVKLLIDNGMTMSRFLTVDRLEELYNTPQGQTHRFLHHLVEDAKQTSLPIGYHLSLIDMGLVIEYLIGGAYRSTYTRKHFRAAYSRMQEKEGRWGSSASLSKHRRGLMPTSASLQDLHFFRTAQPYKRKEQDESPERSQEITQSPSLGDASLLVSFNFNDLFVWAVLQQRQQMALFLWQHSEEALARATVACKLYRSMAVEARQSSMDDNITERFKTYSLEFGQLAVDMLDCAFRQNEQMAMKLLTSEMEAWSHFTCLQMAVSSCHRPFVSHSSTQTLLTDLWTGPLNMRKNSFWKIILSLLLPPAILVLEFKSKAEMCHVPQTHEAMLFGLDSVKSVSATEGTDQPQTDSQDAERGLSCHDKCFGPVSETVSSITVQCLSWITRLYDFYTAPVVKFWFHTMSYLAFLMLFSFVVLVKMGDQPSVQEWLVIVYILSTAMEKAREVLMSEPRKLRQKLKIWFSEYWNISDFIAILLFLAGLAMRWQADPYRTAGRITYCLDIIFWFVRVLDLLAVNQHAGPYLTMITKMTSNMFFIVVMMAIVLLSFGVSRKAILSPEEEPSWSLARDIVFQPYWMIYGEVYATEIDPCHDGKPCPPASFLTPFLQAVYMFFQYIIMVNILIAFFNNIYFDMASTSNKLWKYNRYRHIMTYQGRPWLPPPLILLSHMAICLRAIYRKFSGDAEREEERASGLKLYLGHEDRKKLHEFEEKCVEAHFHEQSEGLHSSQLNRIRATAERAEEMCMMVGEVSEKVNFIQNSLSELDCQLGQLQDLSALAVDTLALISASDSLHQEEARLAQCRLVTDSRHVLPHSWTLPHRAGTDCDVPNIRRLMAKSCKSTPPSLLKGYTLVASRCPSQECHVRAKGSPGGRHGHTEEGEERAKEGSHSAIVDHPTESWMAVSRPASHTSFSHFYGGGVHLGGIRDQTPCESCEPSRSGSPLPPRDLESPHHKLWTCDPYLYASQEEMSMEEGEEEEEDEEEEEPEEGRTHQEQSNIEAIRTSSNALLLSDPRDVSEGLINPAFSLDDSQPSSRARHSSQWRRPVKSSRWTRMSRERPYGFCRSLSSSVENMTFSGAPLSPMRGSFPSLSEAMKRESLSNRRTFRDGTSLRCSKSQEWSKSSDFDQVLDSRGKNQIRKTVKIQERNPDSAAMQSLLSDASWRRRQKLTGEPTCWSASTSLSQLNFEPIDLLQKQVFSHQDVWSPTHSVWNSWARSMSLRSSLQSGMAPEAAAKSSSFQSTDNLYPHYSAMERNNLMRLAHTIPFTPVSILGGEQVSVYSLEEVPSDDPASSSTSSWSSQGQTAVLQPLSSEEGSLDGGLRRGCRMLCTWAEQDVLRPGLVYVVKAFRPEVVRAWQRYFHGSTALQLCLREIQQQRAAQKMMQVFNQVKPDDMHHSPRFLDVSLVLMHSNGQWLTIERNMCGDFRKYNNNTGEEIAPCCSLEEVLLAFSHWTYEYSCRELLVLDIQGVGVELTDPTVIMADDQSGSRGEMLFGPDNLGDAAINGFLQKHSCSVCCRRLGLKDLRKRPDSCESSSEAESTSGEEEQEDDETRM
- the trpm6 gene encoding transient receptor potential cation channel subfamily M member 6 isoform X4; its protein translation is MSFTEKPRKSWIEENFSKRECVKFIPSSRDLHRCTPVCQVCQSLIRCCCGRLTGEHSWQESLPPASLHPGPGQDVEEDWSTELHTRASPTNAYGTVDFEDTATRVCRAKYVRVAVDSKPEVLLQLMLREWQMERPKLLLTVQGGSENFILPPKVNQAFSKGLITAALSTGAWILTDGINTGVSKYVGEAVKIFGGHDLRTRNTVGITPWGVIDNNTDLIGRDAFRPYQPLGNPLSKRACLNGFHSHFLLVDDGTLGKHGCQHGLRRKLEKHIQLQKIHPRLNQGVPVVCVVVEGGPAIVSTVLHYVSNVPPVPVFVFEGSGRAADLLAFLHKQTIDRQLDADIEEDFLIRIGDVFGIERAEATHLYTLLLQCIDHRQSITIFDSESEDQMPPDAAILTTALKGTKASAAEQLSMTLAWDRADIAQKEVLVYGQHWQVGSLEQAMLDALVMDRVSFVKLLIDNGMTMSRFLTVDRLEELYNTPQGQTHRFLHHLVEDAKQTSLPIGYHLSLIDMGLVIEYLIGGAYRSTYTRKHFRAAYSRMQEKEGRWGSSASLSKHRRGLMPTSASLQDLHFFRTAQPYKRKEQDESPERSQEITQSPSLGDASLLVSFNFNDLFVWAVLQQRQQMALFLWQHSEEALARATVACKLYRSMAVEARQSSMDDNITERFKTYSLEFGQLAVDMLDCAFRQNEQMAMKLLTSEMEAWSHFTCLQMAVSSCHRPFVSHSSTQTLLTDLWTGPLNMRKNSFWKIILSLLLPPAILVLEFKSKAEMCHVPQTHEAMLFGLDSVKSVSATEGTDQPQTDSQDAERGLSCHDKCFGPVSETVSSITVQCLSWITRLYDFYTAPVVKFWFHTMSYLAFLMLFSFVVLVKMGDQPSVQEWLVIVYILSTAMEKAREVLMSEPRKLRQKLKIWFSEYWNISDFIAILLFLAGLAMRWQADPYRTAGRITYCLDIIFWFVRVLDLLAVNQHAGPYLTMITKMTSNMFFIVVMMAIVLLSFGVSRKAILSPEEEPSWSLARDIVFQPYWMIYGEHVMMVNHVPQHPSLRHSSRQSICSSSISSWSTSSLHFLTTSTLIWLQRPTSCGSTIVIAT